Proteins co-encoded in one Quercus robur chromosome 8, dhQueRobu3.1, whole genome shotgun sequence genomic window:
- the LOC126695615 gene encoding uncharacterized protein LOC126695615: MKFTDSPVIELPVRNSLISLQQDNGSMHVGTSVWPCSLVLVKFIDRWAPPMPNPIDPNPYSQLLDFRNKRGIELGAGCGAGGMGFHLLGLTDLVLTDIAPVMPALKHNLKRNKPVLSKTLKHSILYWNNLDQINSLKPPFHYVIAADVVYIEETVGPLVSTMDALMADDGVVLLGYQLRDPEADKLFWELCDKTFDIEKVPHEDLHPDYAYEETSVYVFRKKKKKEES; the protein is encoded by the coding sequence ATGAAGTTCACAGACTCCCCAGTAATCGAGCTCCCAGTGCGCAACTCCCTCATTTCTCTCCAACAAGACAATGGGTCGATGCACGTGGGCACTTCCGTGTGGCCCTGTTCCCTCGTCCTCGTCAAATTCATCGACCGCTGGGCCCCGCCAATGCCAAACCCTATCGACCCAAACCCTTACTCCCAACTCCTCGATTTTCGTAACAAGCGTGGAATCGAGCTCGGCGCAGGTTGCGGTGCCGGAGGCATGGGGTTCcacctcctcggactcaccGACCTCGTGCTCACCGACATAGCCCCAGTCATGCCCGCACTCAAGCACAACCTCAAACGCAACAAACCCGTCCTATCGAAAACCTTAAAGCACTCGATCCTGTATTGGAACAACCTCGACCAAATCAACTCGCTTAAACCTCCTTTCCACTACGTTATTGCTGCTGATGTCGTTTACATCGAGGAGACCGTGGGCCCACTCGTGTCCACCATGGACGCTTTAATGGCTGACGACGGTGTCGTTTTGCTTGGATACCAGTTGAGGGACCCTGAGGCGGATAAATTGTTCTGGGAATTGTGTGACAAAACGTTTGACATCGAGAAAGTTCCGCATGAGGATTTGCACCCGGATTACGCGTATGAGGAGACCAGTGTTTATGTTttcagaaagaagaagaagaaggaagagtcGTAG
- the LOC126696321 gene encoding F-box/kelch-repeat protein At3g06240-like gives MTLLHFYGNPSIRKAIFLPTPEFPFSYMPMQYYGFGYDPTTDDYILVRVLYLEEEEGDDLKNDQLMVQIYTLGTGTWRNVTNPGPGSLSAFPENHLSVFVNGAVHWIASIEDDYIIYVILSFDRRNNSFHEMALPGSLDDVNKLNIKVAVHDGSLRFFKSALTCCSLWVMKEFSVAESWTKLYDIDVGVTIWQVLQRLVRF, from the coding sequence ATGACATTGCTCCACTTCTATGGGAACCCTTCTATTCGTAAAGCCATATTCCTTCCGACCCCTGAATTCCCATTTTCCTATATGCCTATGCAGTATTATGGGTTTGGCTATGACCCCACAACTGATGACTATATATTAGTAAGAGTTCTGtatcttgaagaagaagaaggtgatgATCTCAAAAATGATCAACTTATGGTTCAGATTTATACACTTGGCACTGGCACGTGGCGCAATGTTACCAACCCTGGCCCTGGTTCTCTGTCTGCTTTTCCAGAAAATCACTTATCAGTGTTTGTGAACGGGGCAGTGCACTGGATTGCGTCCATTGAAGATGACTATATTATCTATGTAATCTTATCATTCGATAGAAGGAATAATTCTTTTCATGAGATGGCTTTGCCTGGGAGTTTGGATGATGTGAATAAGTTAAACATTAAAGTTGCTGTACATGATGGGTCACTGCGCTTTTTTAAGTCCGCATTGACATGTTGCTCGTTGTGGGTGATGAAAGAGTTTAGTGTAGCTGAATCTTGGACTAAGCTATATGATATTGATGTTGGGGTAACAATATGGCAGGTTTTACAAAGATTGGTGAGGTTCTAG